A part of Aegilops tauschii subsp. strangulata cultivar AL8/78 chromosome 2, Aet v6.0, whole genome shotgun sequence genomic DNA contains:
- the LOC109737018 gene encoding uncharacterized protein, with amino-acid sequence MGLEFEDDCSYYYRLAVTTPTLHLASPLYLIFEFSNRHLDAITVAALLQAALGGCTADFFVAQCSPLIFRFHVASPRVGEIILHQKPIRHRNYAFSFARSLSLLPPTPAAPDSCMSLATFLQVPEDLCLHFEGVVSMQLRSTVTIDPRHNRHGCRMYACVIQFPFTLHAHSMALILARLFGGCFSHFNVTDEGDSCFSFTIASPAVANLIAAMGDFHKRGMMIRFPRPSAMGGPARSLAGKTESPVH; translated from the coding sequence ATGGGTCTGGAATTCGAGGATGATTGCAGTTACTACTACCGCCTTGCAGTCACCACGCCCACGCTGCACCTTGCGTCGCCCCTCTACCTCATCTTCGAGTTCTCCAACCGCCACCTTGACGCCATCACGGTAGCCGCTCTGCTCCAAGCCGCCCTTGGTGGCTGCACCGCCGACTTCTTTGTCGCTCAGTGCTCCCCCCTGATCTTCCGCTTCCATGTGGCTTCTCCGCGAGTCGGAGAGATCATTCTACACCAAAAACCAATCCGACATCGTAACTACGCCTTCTCCTTCGCTCGCTCACTATCTCTGCTTCCACCCACGCCTGCTGCGCCAGATTCTTGCATGTCGCTCGCCACCTTTCTGCAAGTTCCAGAAGACCTCTGCCTTCATTTTGAAGGTGTGGTCTCCATGCAACTCCGGTCGACTGTCACCATCGACCCACGCCACAACCGCCATGGATGCCGCATGTACGCTTGCGTCATCCAATTCCCGTTTACCCTACACGCTCATTCCATGGCCCTCATCCTCGCTCGCCTCTTCGGTGGCTGCTTCTCCCACTTCAACGTTACCGACGAAGGAGACTCTTGCTTCTCTTTCACCATTGCCAGCCCTGCGGTTGCCAACCTCATCGCTGCCATGGGCGATTTCCACAAAAGAGGCATGATGATCCGCTTCCCTCGTCCGTCTGCCATGGGTGGCCCCGCGCGCTCGCTCGCTGGAAAGACCGAGTCCCCCGTGCATTGA